The nucleotide sequence GATCGCCACCCCCGGACCGGGCTGTCCGGCAATGGAGTTATCCCTCACCTGGTGGTCGCGACCCACGAGATAAACTGCTGCCCGCTCCAGCCGACGACCGTTTTGAATCATGCGGTTTTGCTCGATCCGCACAGCCCCTTCCGTGCCGAACAGATAAACCCCGCTGCCACCATTGCCCTCGATCGAATTGCCCACAATCTCGGAACCAGCAATGTTCCCTTCCAACCGAATTGCGTCAGGCATACCCGCGCGCCCGTTCTCGACAATGGTGTTGCCAATCGCCCGCAGATTTTTGGCCCGCAGCCCCGACAGAATCGCGCTGCCATTGTGTCGAGCAATGTAATTGCTCTCAATCAACACCCCCTGGCTGTTAAACGCAAAAATGCCAAACGCCGAAGTCCGCTCCGATTGACCGGCACGGGGAGCCACCCCCAGCCAATTGCCGGAAATAGTCACACCCTGCGGCGGGGCATCCAATTGCAGATCGGTCGGAATCTGCACAGCGAATTCGGGGGCCGGACTGTCCTGCAACAGCAGGCGATCGCTAATGAAAATATCGGCGGGAGGTGCCGTCGCCGTCGCCCGGTGAGCGGCATTAAAGCCATACAGGCTCAAGCCTTGAATCGTGATGCCATCGGCCATCACCATCAAGCCGCGCGGCACCTCAACCCCATCTGCTGGGGCGATCGCCACCTTTGGAGTTTCAATATCGACCTCCAGATCGGCGGCACTGGCGGCAAACGCCGGTTGAGTGGTCCCGTCCAAGATGAGATTCGGGCGGGCTAGAGGCGGCAACAGCTCGGCGAGATAAATGGTGGTTTGGCCCAGCGGCAAATCGAACTCGATGCGAGTGGGCTGGCCCGGATCTGAGACGATCGCTTGGGCTCGTTCCTCAACACTCAGTTGCTGCAGTGGCAACACTCCGTTCGTCACCGCGATCGCTTCTCGCAAGGTCAGCTCGCGATCGGCTTGGATGGGGCCATCTGAGTTGCTGTTAACCACCAATCGCATGGGAGGAGCGATATCTGCAGCTCTAGCTGCGATAGGGACTACGGCACACAATGCTGCTCCTAAGGCCAGCGGGAAAAGTCCTCGCGAGAATTTTGTCCGCTCCCACAGCAAGTCCTGCGGATCGACGGCTGGATAAATGGTTAATCGAGTCATTCTTCCTCACCTCCAACTTCTGCTGCAGCGATCTCGGCAATCGCCTCCGAATTCTCTTCCTGTGCGACGGCTTCCGATGCCGAACCGTCCTCTCGGGCGAATTGAATTTGGGATTCTTGCTGTTGGGGAGGGGCAATGTCCTGGCGACCAAAGCCCCCAAACAGTTCGTTCACCTTGAAGTTGATGCCTGCGAAGAATCCCCCAGCCGTCCTCTCAGTGCTAAAGTCGCGATCGAAGGCGCCGCCGCCGCTGTAGCCCACGGCCAAGCGCAGGTCTGGAGTCAGGTGGTAGCCCAATTCAGCGGTGTAGCCATACTCGGAAAAACTGGCTGTGGGCTGGGTAATGAAGCGCCCTTCGACACTGGCATCCCAGCGAAAGCCAAACCGATGGGTGGCCCGCGCTTGGGTGAGATAGAGCTGGCTGCTGGCGGAGAAATCTTCAGCCAGATCGGTGGTGCTGTAGCGGACGCCTGCCTTACCGTAAAACTCCCAGTTCCAGACAGGGGCGTAAATGGCCTCTGTCACCAGCAGGTGATCTCTGGAGCCCGTGCCGCTGCCCAGCAAAAGGGTATCGGGAATGGTGGAGGGATTGTCGCGAAACTCGTAGCGGGCGAGCAGGTTGAAGCGATCGCTATTGGGATTGCGATAGGCGAAGCCCAGTCTGAAATTGGTGCTGGGGTCGAGGTCGTTGGGGCCTGTGGTGGTGGCACTGGCCCGCTCGAAGCTCATCAAGGCGGTGAGGGCCGGAGACAGTTTGCCGCTGGCGGCAGCGGAGAGGACCGTATTGCTGCCACTGGTGTTGTCACTGCGCTGCAGGCCGATACTGGCATTGAAATTTGGATTATCGGTGTATTCCAGCGATACCGCGTAGCTGTTACCGGAGTCGAAACCCAGTCCCGAAGTCTGACCGGTCAGAAAGGGCACTGCAGTGCTCTCTCCCGCGCCACTGAGAAAACTGCCGGTGAAGGTGCGCTCGTAGGCCAAATCGAGGTAGAGCCCAGGTGCAACTGTCCAATTGCTGTTGAGGCCGATCGCCGCTTGCTGGGCTGCCGCGCTACTTCCCCCCACCAGCGAATAGCGCCCGTAGGCACTGGTGTTGGCAAACAGGTGGCGCTCGCCCGTCACGTCCAAGCTGGTGAACGACTGCCCCGCAAATTGTCCGTTGGTGTACCAGGTCTGAGATAGACCCACTGTCAGGCCGTCTGCAATGGCGTAATCGATGCCCACCTGCGTGCGATCGGGAAAGGCCACATCGGTGTTATTCGAAACCATCAGATCGTTGAGGGCGCGCAGCGTAATCCGATCGGTCACTTGGTAGGAAATGCGCGAACTCAGTTGACTGGAGGTGGCGGACAGATCGCCGAGGCGATCGACGCGATCGCGATAGTTGTAATCGAGATTGAGGACGGCAGGACCGAGAATCTGCTGCACTCCGGCACTAATTGTCGTCAGGGAGTTGTCGACTTCTGTCCCCCCAGTCGTCGCCAGCGCGGAGCCGAAGAGATCTTCAAACCCAGTCGGGATAACGGGGGCAACGCCAAAGTTATCTTCGCGATCGTAGCCAAAGTTGAGGAACGTATTTTCGGCCACGCGAGCTTGCAGGTCGACCCCGTAGCGCCGCTGACCCGGCACAAAACTCACTGTAGCGTCGTTGGAAAACCCTTCCGAGGCTTCGCGGAAATAGGCTCTGCCGACAACTGAGTCACCGAAGGCTTTCTGCACTTCGATGCGATAGGCATCCCCATCGACAGAGGCTAAATCAGAGGCATTGGTTGATTGAGCGTATTCGGCAATGACATGGCCGTCATCTCCGAGGGAGATATAGGCATCGGCACCGAAAAGCTCGAAATCGCGCAGTCCCTGGTTTTCTTGCAGATAAGTGGCCCCAACCCAACTTTCGCGTCCCGGTATTCGCGAGAAGTGATAGCGGGTCCGCACGCCGAACAAATCGGTATCGTCTCCCCCCGCAGATTCGAACTGGTAGGTGGCCACAATGCGCCGCACTAAGACGGTGCCGTCGTCGGCGATTTCTTTGCGCAGCACCGGCCCGCGAAATAAAATCGTGCCGCGATCGTAGTCAATGAAGTAATCAATATCGCGTCTGAGCTGAACGCGCTCGATCGCCGTACCGGGTCTTAACTGTTCCTCTAGTTCGAAAACAATATCTTCACTTCCGGGCACGAGCAGCCGGTTGGAGAGAAAGTAAAATCCGCTGGTGCCATCGGGAGCGATCGCATCCCGCTCGAAGCCATCGGTGTCGCGACTGAAAAAGCCCGACACCTGAAAATTGCCCAAAGTGTAGTTGGCACTCAAGCCGTGCAGATTGCGGTTGACAGCAGAGAATTCCTGCGATTGGAGCGAAAACTCGTCAGTGCTGAAATTACCCCACTGGATGTAGTCGGCTTCTGCTCCCCGGACCGGCGAAGAGCGCTCGAAGCGCAAAAAGACGCGATCGCCTGACGAGAAGGTACGCTCGGTGGTCGAGCTGTCTCCATAGACCTGATAGACCTGCTCGCTAAATTGGGTATCCCCCGATAGGCTTTCGACGCCGTCGCCATCTTCGTTCAAACTGCGCTCGCTATTGTAGGCTCCCGTAAACAACCACTCCCCCACGCGGCCGGTGGCAAACACTGCCCCATCGAGATCGATAGCGTTGCTGTTGTCTTCGTCGAGGGGCAGAAAATCGCGAAAGCTATCGAAAAAGTCGGTGCCGCGAGCCCCCACCCGCAAATTGATCGAGCCTGTGGCAATGCTAGGCCGCAAAAAGGCCTTCTGCTCCAACTGTAGGCTGGCTTGCAATTGGTTGCTGGTGGCCTGAATGGCAATCATTTCAGCGGTCAAACCAGCCCGCAGTTCTGCCATAAATTGACCCCGTTCGGCCTGTACTTGAAATCCGGAGGCGCTGGGGTCTATATCGTTGCCGACAAACTCGCCTGCACTCGCATTGAGGGTCACTGTCGCGGTGTGGTTCGAGCGGTTGCCACTGTCATCCATCAGTTCGCCCACCAGGGTGGCGGTGGAGCGTCCATCGGCTTGCAGGCTGAGGATATCGCTGCTGAGATGAATGCTGGTGGGGGCACCGCGCAGGAATACCACGGTTGAGGCCAGCACTTGGCCGTCCGCCGAGACAACCTCAATAATGTTGCGATCGCCCTCTACAACGACGCTGTACCAAGTTTGTGTGACTGTACCGGTCTGGGCATCTGTTTCCGTGCGGCCAATTTGGTTGGCATCGACGGTTTTGCCATTGACTTGCAACGTCAACGCGCGACCTTCGGGGTATTGAACGATGACTGAAGTGGCGGGGACATCGAGGATGCTGCCCGGACGCAGGTTCAGAATGGATACGCCTACAGACGAGCTGCCCAGTTCTTCTGGATTGACTCCCTCCGATGGGGGAGAAATCGCGATATCGGCTGGCACAGCGGGGGTGGGGGTCGGCGCAGGCACTGCGATCGCCGCAGTACTTGCCTCTGAGGGCGTGCGAGTGACGGCAGAATCGCTAATCGATACCGGCTCTGCACTCGGCAGGGCGATCGCCGGTTGTTGGCTGACTTTATCGGCTACAGAGGTAGCAGACTCGCCACCGACAAAATCGAATAGATTGGGGGCGACTTGGCGATCGCCTTCTAGCTCGGCGGCTCCAACATTGCTCCGTTCAGCTAAATCGAGCAGGTCGGGAGTCGCTTCGGACTCTTGCTGTCCGGCTAAATCGAACAGGTTGGGGACAGCTTCGCGATCGCTCTGCTCGACTAAATCGAATAGGTTGAGGGGGTGAGAAGTCGTCGAGCCCGCAGTTTCCTGGGCACCCACCGCACCGATTTGCGCTGCCGCCGGATAGCTCCAACCCACAATCGCCATTAGCGCTCCCAGGAGGACAACGCGCAGCGCACCCGTTGTGTCTAGCAAGAAATATAGTTTCACGGCTGTACTTCTGCGTTAAACGTTGGCGTAACCGCAAAATTCATCCGAACGGTGCTGCCAGGAGCAAGGCGAACCAGGCGAGATTGGCTATTGCGTTCGATAAAGCGACGGTTGGGGGCCAATGTGTATCCAGGTAGGCTGGTCAAGTCGATGACCCCTGTCCGATTCCCCGGCAATACGTTCGTGACAGAAAACAGTCCGTCGGGATCGGTGGTAATGCGAGTGCCGCCATCGAGAAAAATCACGGCATTCGGGACGCCGGGTTCACCCGGCTGTTGCTCGCCATCAAAATTGCGATCGACAAAGACTCGACCCAAGATGGTGCCTTCATCGGAGAGCAACCCCCCTCGGATGCGAATTCGATAAATGGCCGGTCCCGCACTCACGGGCTGTCGGTTATCCGATCGCAGGGCGGAAACGCTGGCCGAGTTTTCCCCCGACCCCCGCAGCGCGTCTGGATTGACTTCAACGGCATAGGCAATTTCCAGAAACTCACCTGTAGGCAGTGGAGCGGGCAAGGTGAAGCTAACGGTGCGATCGCTGCCTCGGGCGATGCCCAGCTCGACCGCCTCGCCCGCCGCCTTTGCCCGGACCGATTCGTCAATCAAGTTGAATCCGGCGGGGAGGGCGTCAGACACAACGAGACTGTCTAGGCTCGTTAACAGGGTGTTTTCGACTTCAATTCGGTAGATGACAATATCGCCGGGGGATGCGCTGGCGCGATCGCCCGTTTTGGTAATTCGAATCGGCTCGCGATCGCAGACGGAAATATCGAGGTCGGCAAATGTCACCACCAAACTGGTACTGGTGATGTCTGTAGACGCCACAAAACTCGATTGCGTTGTAGCGCTATCCGCGCGAATCGGCAGGCCATCGAGAGCCGTCGCAGTAAAGGGATAGAGACCATCATCTGTCAGTGCGCCGATCTCGATGCGAATCTCTCGGCGATCGAGCGGCGAGCTGGCGGGTGGAGTCACCCGCAGAATGTAGGAGCTGCCGGGGTCGAGCTGGCCTCGGTCTGGGTCGAGTAAAAAGTTAAAGCGACCTTCGTTGAACGCCTGGGTGGGCTGGGGGTTGGCGTTGAGTACGTTAGGAGCAAAGCCCTCTGGAAGATTGAGGTTGTCGGGAGGGGCGGGGTCTTCGGTTGGCGTGAGCGACACCAAGCCCCCAGCAAGATTGGGATTGCCGGGGGCGGTATTGAATAGGGCAACAGAGAAGCCTGAAGTGCTGGGTAATGATTCGCCATCGCAGCCCAATACCTGTCCGAACGGATCGACCAAATTAGCGATCGCTCTAGCATCGCGCGATCGCCCCTGAATCGGATTCCCCGTTGGAGTGCTATAGGTCGCACTGGCAGTATTGCCTAAATTCGTCACGATGACGGGGTTCTCTGGGGCTGCAGTCTCGGTTTGCGCCAGGGGAGGAACGGACACGAGCCAGAGGCTGAAAGCAACGATCGCCGTGACGCAAAGCTGCAAGCCGCGCCGCAGCGCTCGAAACTTCCGTGTCGGTAAAGCAAAGTTCATCATGATGCGCTCGAAACGATGGCGGAACTGACCAGCGGGAGGTCGGCACAAACCGAGCTGCCCATCGCGGGCAGTCATGGGGGCTGCTGATGGAACATCAAACGGACAAACCTCTAACAACCGCGATCTGGTGCGGGTGAAGAGGTTTGAGGGAAATTAGCGATCGCGCACTCGTACTTGATAGGAGGTCTCGGTGACTTCAGCGGGAGCGATCTCGCGGGCAAAGCTCCAGCGCACGTGGGTATAGAGTTCGGCAGGAGCCGGTTGCTCCTCGACGGTGCCGTCTTCCAACTCCACCACAATCGTGGGGTTGGAGACGAATGACTCGCCGCCATCAATGCTGAAGCTGGGCTCTGCCCCATCAAGCGTTGCGGCGCTGTCGAGCACGTAAATTGTTTCGGCAGGGATGGGCTGAGTCAGGACAAAATTGGCTGTGGGCCGCTCGCCGACATTAGAGGTTGCGATCTGGTAGCGCAGCACATTGCCCGGAGCAACCGTAATGCGATCGCCTTCGAGCCGCTCCCAGACCACTTCGGGTTCTCCGCTGTCGTTGGTCTGCACCGCTTGCTTGGACAGGCTCAAAAGCAACTCCATTTGTGCGGCAGCTTGCTGTTCGGACTGCACAGTGCTTTGAGCGCTAGCAGAAGGGACCGAGAAGCTGCGAGTCAAGTTCGAGAATGGGTTTTCGATCGAAAACACGATTGCAGCAAGGGCAATTGCGGTGCTGAGGGCGATCGGATTGAAACGTTTCATGGCTCTACCTCGTGAAGGGGGTCAAAGAGTGAAAAAGACTGGGTAGTTAGGTCTATCTGGGTTGACCGCGATCGCCGCCAACCCAGACAAATCGCAGGGATTTACAGACCTTCGTTAATCCGGCGTTGGAAGGTGAAGGTGCCTGACTCAGTGGGAAGGAGGGGGGCACTCAGAGCATCTTCGTAACGAACGACATCCGTACCGGGGTCGGAGGTCACCGTGGTGTTGCTAGAGGTGGTGTAGGTGATTGAGGAGGGGTTGGTATCCGAGGCAGAACCCGGCACGTTCAGGGTGAAGACTGGATTGCCAGTGGCCCAGTTGTTACCGCTCGGGTCGGTGCCGTCTTCCACAATCACTAGGTTGTCGGCTTCCAGGATGATGTTGCCGAAGCCCGCCGCAGGCGCAGCCTCAGAAATATTCGAGTAGGTGATGGCGTACTCGATAATGTTGCCGGGAATGGTATTTTGGCTGCTGGCGATCGTACTACTGCTCGGGTTCTCACCGGCGATGGTGTTGCCGTTGCTATCCAGAATTTGAGCGGTTTTTTCCAGGGTCACGTAGCCGAGATAGACGCGATCGATGGTGAGATTGCTGGTGGGGTCAGTCGCCAAGCCATCAAATCGACCGTTATTGTTGTCATCGGCGAACGCAACAATGGGCACTGCATAGCCGAAGTTCGGACCCGTTTGACCGTCTGTGGTTGCGGTGCCGGCTGGCAAAATGACTTCCACTTGGATGTCTAGATCGCCTGTGGTGGGGCCGAGTACCGGAATGGCGATCGGCGTCGTGTTGTTGTCGAAGACATAAGCAGAATCGTTGGCTGCTGCAGTTGTCGGGTCGTCGGCCAATAAGTCGTAAGTCGCGGTTTGGCCGTTGAACGTAATGTTCACCTGAGTGCCAATGGGCGCGAGATTGAGGGTGTCGAGACTGCCCGGCAGGTTGTTGATGATGGGCCTGACCAGAACGTCAGTTAAGTCGTTCGGGGTCGCCCGCAGCGAATTAATAAAGGTGGTCGATGCAGTGCTGTCGATCGCACCATCATTATCGGTGTCCAGAGCAACGGGATCGAGAGCTCGGTTGGTAAAGTCGTCGTTAGTGTCGGTCGGACCCACTGCATCGGGTATGGCGGTGGTGCCGTCGTTCGTACCGATGAATAGTCCGCTAGGGGCATTGCCAGCAAACAGAGAAACCACCAAGACTTCGCCATCTTCGCCAGCACCGCCATTGTTCCCCGGATCGATGCCCTGATTGGTATTGGCGACACCATCGTTAATCGGGTTCGCAGCTGGGGTAGTGCCGTTGTCATCGAAGTTGTTGGGCAACTGGTCGCCCGATTCGTCAAAGATAACGGGGCCGCCGACGATACCATCCGTTTCACCAAACACCTGAGCGACGTTGACGATATCGATGGAAGTGCCCGTTACGGTATCTTCAACATCCACAGTCAACTGGAAGCCAGTGATGGTCGGCTCTCCAGCTTGCAAGGCGGTGTTACCCGAGGTTCCTCCAATCGGCAAGACAAAACCAATCCGAGTAATGGTTTCGGGATTACTCGTGCCGAAGTCGGCCAGGGTTTGCCAATCCGCTTGCGTGGCGTCAGTGGTCGTCGCAGTGGTGGTCACCACAACCGTCCACCCAGTGGGGGCTACAGGGACATTGGAGGTGATGTCTAGATCGGTGTTGGCCGGTATGGCATCGGTGACAAAGATGTAGCTGTTACCGAGCAGACTGCTGAAATTCGTCTGGGTGGTGGCAGATAGATCCGCGACATCGATACCGGTTAAATCGCCAGCCGTAATTGTGGGGTCAGTGGAAGGATTGACAACATCCAAGCTGAGGTTGTAGGTAATGCTGTCATCCGCCAGATCGTTCGGGTCTGTGCCGGAATCGCTGCTATCGAAGTCTTTAAACACTCTTGCCAGTGCCACCTCATTGACACTACCGCCAGCCGTGATTTGCTGGCTGGCTTCAGCCTCTTGTTCGCCATTGACTGGCAAGGTAGTGTTGGAAGCATCGTTTTGGTTGCCGCCATCTGCCGTATTGTCATCGTCAACGGTGCGGAAGTCGTTATCGCCGGTATCGGTCGGAACGCTTTGTCCGCCATCGGGGGTGGTATCGCCGAAGACAACGCCAACGGGAGCGCCAGAGGTGTTGGCGGTCACAGTTACGGGCACTGAGATGTTGATTTGTCCGTCTGCGGCAACGTTGTCAATTAAGAGGCCGATGCGGTTGCCGCCGCCATCTAATACCTCTGTCACCCCTGCTGGCAAAGAGCCCGTAGGGATGTTGGCAATATCGGCCACAGTGATATCGCCAAAATTGCCATCGCCGTCGAGATCGACATCGATATCGATCGCACCGAGGGTTCCGCCCGTAACGCTAGAGGGGTTGACTGGGACGAAAATTTCGGTGGCATCGTTACCGGTGTTAGTACCGAGAAAATCAAAGGTCACAACATCGTTAGTGTCAATGGTGTTGGCTTGGTTGCCCCCATTTCCACCGTCCACAAACGTGAATCCGTTATCGACTAGGGTTACACCCGCAACTTCTGCAACCTCGACCGTGACCGTATTCGAAATGGCCTCAATTGGGGTGCCGGGATTATTGGGGTCTGAATAGGTGGCGGTGGCAGTGTTAGAAATGTTGGTTCCTGCGGCTGTTCCGGCAGCTAATGCTGGAATCAACCAAGTCAGGCTGCCGCCTAACAGCACCGTTGCAGCGAGTAATCGGCTGCAGCAGCGGCTTTGCGAATGGCTATTCATTCTCACTCATTCCTCATGATTAAAATGCACTTTAGCGCGTTAAAGCCATTAGATTTGGCGCGATAAATCGAACCCAATCTAATGGCTTATATTTCACGAGTCTTACTCATATTTTTGAGACTCGTAGCAAAGATATTCTTGCCACAACGGTACGCTTTTGACTTTAGAGAGAACTTGTGAAAAGTCTGTGAAATAGAAAGTATTTAGTTATACATTTTTGGCTCAGGTTTTGGCTGATTCATGATGCATAAAAAATGCAATCTGTGGAAACCCTTAAATTACGATCAAGCTATAAAGAGAAAAAAGGTAGTTCATCTATTCGATCTGCACTCTAGGTATTGCACTCGGCCCCCTAAATCCCCCATTCTGGGGGACTTTCTCGCAGCTTAGGATTGGGGTTGAGAGATTTATATTGAGAGATTTATATTGAGAGCTGCCGTCACCGAAACTGTAGAATGGAGCTGAAAATCCTCACAAGTCCCCCACTTGTGGGGGATTTAGGGGGCAAATGCAGAAGACCGGAACGTCAGTTAAGTGTCACATCTATAGATTCAATCCGTCCATTCCAGGAGTCATCACGATCTGGGTTTTATTATGTATTGATTGCGGTCAAAACCAACTCTTAAATCGCAAGATGCTCCCGTTGAGATTGACGATCGCCATTAGACGAAGAGAAACGAGTTGAAGCGATCGCCTGCTGGCATCTTTCGAGTGCCCTGA is from Synechococcus sp. PCC 7336 and encodes:
- a CDS encoding right-handed parallel beta-helix repeat-containing protein, producing the protein MTRLTIYPAVDPQDLLWERTKFSRGLFPLALGAALCAVVPIAARAADIAPPMRLVVNSNSDGPIQADRELTLREAIAVTNGVLPLQQLSVEERAQAIVSDPGQPTRIEFDLPLGQTTIYLAELLPPLARPNLILDGTTQPAFAASAADLEVDIETPKVAIAPADGVEVPRGLMVMADGITIQGLSLYGFNAAHRATATAPPADIFISDRLLLQDSPAPEFAVQIPTDLQLDAPPQGVTISGNWLGVAPRAGQSERTSAFGIFAFNSQGVLIESNYIARHNGSAILSGLRAKNLRAIGNTIVENGRAGMPDAIRLEGNIAGSEIVGNSIEGNGGSGVYLFGTEGAVRIEQNRMIQNGRRLERAAVYLVGRDHQVRDNSIAGQPGPGVAIAAYPHSEGNVIRGNCFADLDGLSIDLVARRHGGVQELQVGDGPNLPCDSRNRRRDTANGAIDAPQWLSPEFFSLGGTVVLDGIAEPDSEVDLYLVDNPTGSGYAPLQQQVRTTTAGEDGRFSFELSVPVGSGVSAIATHPRYGTSEPSRVAVVQSLDGVTLSEEDAAEFLAREPHCQKLTNSLSVRGGGP
- a CDS encoding TonB-dependent receptor, giving the protein MKLYFLLDTTGALRVVLLGALMAIVGWSYPAAAQIGAVGAQETAGSTTSHPLNLFDLVEQSDREAVPNLFDLAGQQESEATPDLLDLAERSNVGAAELEGDRQVAPNLFDFVGGESATSVADKVSQQPAIALPSAEPVSISDSAVTRTPSEASTAAIAVPAPTPTPAVPADIAISPPSEGVNPEELGSSSVGVSILNLRPGSILDVPATSVIVQYPEGRALTLQVNGKTVDANQIGRTETDAQTGTVTQTWYSVVVEGDRNIIEVVSADGQVLASTVVFLRGAPTSIHLSSDILSLQADGRSTATLVGELMDDSGNRSNHTATVTLNASAGEFVGNDIDPSASGFQVQAERGQFMAELRAGLTAEMIAIQATSNQLQASLQLEQKAFLRPSIATGSINLRVGARGTDFFDSFRDFLPLDEDNSNAIDLDGAVFATGRVGEWLFTGAYNSERSLNEDGDGVESLSGDTQFSEQVYQVYGDSSTTERTFSSGDRVFLRFERSSPVRGAEADYIQWGNFSTDEFSLQSQEFSAVNRNLHGLSANYTLGNFQVSGFFSRDTDGFERDAIAPDGTSGFYFLSNRLLVPGSEDIVFELEEQLRPGTAIERVQLRRDIDYFIDYDRGTILFRGPVLRKEIADDGTVLVRRIVATYQFESAGGDDTDLFGVRTRYHFSRIPGRESWVGATYLQENQGLRDFELFGADAYISLGDDGHVIAEYAQSTNASDLASVDGDAYRIEVQKAFGDSVVGRAYFREASEGFSNDATVSFVPGQRRYGVDLQARVAENTFLNFGYDREDNFGVAPVIPTGFEDLFGSALATTGGTEVDNSLTTISAGVQQILGPAVLNLDYNYRDRVDRLGDLSATSSQLSSRISYQVTDRITLRALNDLMVSNNTDVAFPDRTQVGIDYAIADGLTVGLSQTWYTNGQFAGQSFTSLDVTGERHLFANTSAYGRYSLVGGSSAAAQQAAIGLNSNWTVAPGLYLDLAYERTFTGSFLSGAGESTAVPFLTGQTSGLGFDSGNSYAVSLEYTDNPNFNASIGLQRSDNTSGSNTVLSAAASGKLSPALTALMSFERASATTTGPNDLDPSTNFRLGFAYRNPNSDRFNLLARYEFRDNPSTIPDTLLLGSGTGSRDHLLVTEAIYAPVWNWEFYGKAGVRYSTTDLAEDFSASSQLYLTQARATHRFGFRWDASVEGRFITQPTASFSEYGYTAELGYHLTPDLRLAVGYSGGGAFDRDFSTERTAGGFFAGINFKVNELFGGFGRQDIAPPQQQESQIQFAREDGSASEAVAQEENSEAIAEIAAAEVGGEEE
- a CDS encoding DUF11 domain-containing protein, translating into MTARDGQLGLCRPPAGQFRHRFERIMMNFALPTRKFRALRRGLQLCVTAIVAFSLWLVSVPPLAQTETAAPENPVIVTNLGNTASATYSTPTGNPIQGRSRDARAIANLVDPFGQVLGCDGESLPSTSGFSVALFNTAPGNPNLAGGLVSLTPTEDPAPPDNLNLPEGFAPNVLNANPQPTQAFNEGRFNFLLDPDRGQLDPGSSYILRVTPPASSPLDRREIRIEIGALTDDGLYPFTATALDGLPIRADSATTQSSFVASTDITSTSLVVTFADLDISVCDREPIRITKTGDRASASPGDIVIYRIEVENTLLTSLDSLVVSDALPAGFNLIDESVRAKAAGEAVELGIARGSDRTVSFTLPAPLPTGEFLEIAYAVEVNPDALRGSGENSASVSALRSDNRQPVSAGPAIYRIRIRGGLLSDEGTILGRVFVDRNFDGEQQPGEPGVPNAVIFLDGGTRITTDPDGLFSVTNVLPGNRTGVIDLTSLPGYTLAPNRRFIERNSQSRLVRLAPGSTVRMNFAVTPTFNAEVQP